AAAGGAGTTACGCCGGGAAGCCGCGTCAGAACGGCAGGATGGCCGGCTGCTTCCACTGCCCCTGCGCCAGCGTGAACGGGCCGAACGACTGCAGGCCCAGCGGCCCCAGGTCGGTGCTGAACTGGCCGTCCAGGCGGTAGGTGACGAGCTGGCCCCGCGCCACCTTCAGGAAGGAGGCGGCCGTGTTCAGCGACACCGGAATGGACAGCTCGGCAGGTTGCTGGGCTTCGCCGCGCGCCGGAATCGCCACGTTGGGAAAGCTCACCTGCCCCACTTCAAAGCCGTCAATGACCAGGGCGCCGCCCAGGTTGGCCAGCCGCAGCGGCAGTGGATTGGGGTTGGTCACGCGCAGGGTCAGGCTCAGGTCGGCCACGGGGGCGGCGCCCAGGCCGCCGGGCAGGGTCAGCCGGGTCAGGCGGAGATCCTGCACCGCCACCTGCGGCACCTGAAACACCTGCTGCAGCGGCGCGCAGGCACTGAGAGCGCCGCACAGCACAGCGGCAAATGAGACGGGCAGCAGGCGGCGTCCGGGCATGGCCTCACCTTAACGCGCCGGTCTGGCCAGAATCTGACCGGGCCGGGGACGGGAAGCGGCGCCAGTGCCCCTGCTACGCTGCCCGCATGCCCCGTGTTGCGCCGCGCCTGTTGCCCTTCGTTCTCTCTGGCCTGCTGGCGGGCGCCGCCCAGGCGGCCACCCTGGACTTTGGGGTGGCGTACGCGCAGCCCG
The window above is part of the Deinococcus arcticus genome. Proteins encoded here:
- a CDS encoding LEA type 2 family protein translates to MPGRRLLPVSFAAVLCGALSACAPLQQVFQVPQVAVQDLRLTRLTLPGGLGAAPVADLSLTLRVTNPNPLPLRLANLGGALVIDGFEVGQVSFPNVAIPARGEAQQPAELSIPVSLNTAASFLKVARGQLVTYRLDGQFSTDLGPLGLQSFGPFTLAQGQWKQPAILPF